In Vicingus serpentipes, the DNA window TTGTAATAATGATGATGCATCAATATTAACAGAACTGTAATCTTCCCATTTATCAGGGTAACCAATTTTATAAGTGAATTTACTTAGTTTTTCTAATGCTTTAGTTTTAGTAGAATCAGACATCCAATCAAGTTTTTGAACACGTTCTTTAAATACTTTATTGATGTTTCCAATTAAATCAAGTACTTTTTGTTTTGATTCTTCTGGAAAATGCTTTTCAACAAATAACTTTCCAATTTGCTCTCCTACATTACCATTAGACTTAGATAAAGCTCTTTTCCATCTTGGTTTCATTTCGCTAGTCCCTCTTAATATTGTAGAATAAAACGAAAATACTTGCTTCTCAAATTCAATACTTAAATCATCAGCAAAATCGTTAATTAAATGGAATTTCATGTATGTTTTCCATGTATCAAGAGGTATTTCAGTCAATGCCGAATTATACATTTTAATAAACTCTGGTTGACCAACAACTACTTCTTTTATATTTTCAATTTCAGCTTTTCTAAAGAACGATTCCCAGTTAATTGCAGGAACTAAAGCCTGAAGTTCTTCAACAGTCATTTTATTATAAGTCTTTTCAGGATCTCTACGTTCGACTCTATCCATTGATTTTTCAGCAAGTAAATTTTCTACTGTCAAAACCATTTCAGCACTTTTAGTCGCTTCTTCTTCACTTTCACCTTTTAATACAAATAAAGCTTTAACATGCTTCTTATATTCAGCTAAAATATTCTCGCCTCTTTCATCTGATGGTGTATAAAAAGATTTATCTGGTAATCCTAATCCTCCTTGAGATAAGTAAGTTATATATTCATCACTTTTTTTAGAATCAATATAAACATAATAACCAAACAAAGATCCTGAACCGTACTTACGAGTTTCAGCCATAGTCTCTACTAATTCTTGGGCATTAGAAATCGCATCTATTTGGTCAAGCATTGGTTGAATAGGTGTAATACCTAATTCATTTACTTTAGTTGAATCAAGAGCTGAAGTATAAAAATCTCCTACTTGTTGTAACGCAGATCCTTTTTCTCCTTTAGAACTTGCTGCATCTTCAACAATTTTTCTAAGTTTAATTTCATTTGCATCATGAACTACACTAAAACTTCCCCATCTACTTTCTGAATCAGGAACAGGATTGTTTTTTAACCAATTACCAACCGCAAATTGCTCAAAATCCTCACATGGAGAAAAAGTTGAGTCGATATTAGCCATATCAAAAGCGGCTACAATTTCTTTTTTAGGTTCTTCTGTAGTTGATTTATCGTTATTTCCGCATGCGTAAGCTAATAGCGAAACTCCAACGCCTAATAAGGCTTTATTTGATAATTTCATTTTTTTAAGTTAGGTTATAGTGTTATAAAAGTAATTAAAAAAATAACAGTAAAAAGCAAATAAAATGATGAATGGTAATAAAGCTAGATAAATAATTAAAAATATTTTATGGAATTTAAATGAAAACATCATCTACTTATAAAACCAACATAAAAGTGTATACCTTTAAAGTTGAAAATTAATTAATGCGATTATTTAGAATAAGAAATATTAAAGCTCTAACTGATGCTGAACTGATTACCAACTACAAAAATAAGGGTGATACAGAATTGGTGGGTGAATTATACAAAAGATATTCGCATTTGGTTTATGGTGTTTGCTTAAAGTATTATAAAAACGAAGATGAAAGTAAAGACGCTGTAATTCAAATATTTGAAAATTTATTAGTCGATTTAAAAAAACACAATATCGAAAATTTTAAATCGTGGCTGCATAGCGTAAGTAGAAATCATTGTTTAATGGCTTTACGCAAAAACCAAACTTTACAAAAAAGAGAAAATGAATATGAGTATAGTTTAGGCGATAATCATACAGATACATTTGATTTTGAACCTCATGAAAAAGAAATTAAAGAATTACAATTAACTGCTTTAGAACGAGGAATGACAACTCTTAAAGAAGAACAACGCATTTGTATTGATTTGTTTTTTTTACAAGAAAAAAAATATGAAGAAGTAGCCGAATTAACTGGCTACACAACAAAACAAGTAAAAAGTTACATCCAAAATGGAAAACGAAATTTAGCTAATTATATGAATACAATGTTATAAAATGAAAGAATTACACAACCACATATTTTCGAAAACGACTTGCATCTCAAAGGAAACTATGTTGAAGTATATTAACCAACAACTTTCTGAAAAGGAAGAACATTATATACAAAAGCATTTGATTGATTGTGACTTTTGCTCTGAAGCAATTAAAGGAATGAAATATGCTAATGATTCTTCGGCTTTATTTACTATTGATCATAAAATTGACCAAATTGTTGCGAATAAAAAAACACCTATACTTAAAAACTTAATGCTTGCCGCAACTGTTTTAACTATTTTATTTGGAGCTTATTTTTCTTACCTCACTTTTAATAATGTAGTTACCAAAAATGAATCTAAAATTTCATTAAACACTGCAAGTCCTAAAACAGAAAATAAAGTAATGGAGGAAACTGTACCTGCTTTTGAGGAGACTGCTGAGCAAGAAGCAGAGATAGGTAATTCACAACAAAATAATAATGTTGCTGAACAAACAGAACGAGACCAAACAGAAACAATTGTAGCCACTAAAGAAAATCAAAAAGTAAAAGCACTTGAAGTTGATGCCTCTATTACAGAAGGTATAATGGAGAAAGAGGAACCGATGAGTTTTGCAGCTAATGCTGAAGTTATCGATTTGGAAGATGATGTTGAGATACTAGAAAATGAAATTAGTGATAAGAAAGCAGAAGAAGTTGTTACATTATCAGCTATTGGGAGTACATCAACTCGAGCAGACAATATGCCTTTAAAATTAGATAAATCTTATAAAAGTTCTGGCAACAAAAGGCGAGCAAAAGAAAAAACTTCTGCTCCTTCTCCTGTTCCTATTGAAACGGAAAAAGAATTGCTTGAGGAAAATCGTAATGAAAGTATGGCTGGCGGTTATTTTGATGATAAAAATAAAGATGATTTTGATGCCGAAGTAACAAAAGATGCTATTTCTCAAACAATATCTAGTGCTGATGATTTAGCAACTGATGAATTTAAAGAAAATTTAGATGGTAATGTTTTGGATAAAGGAATAGCACTATTCCAACAAAAGAAATATGAAGAAGCAATAAAACACTTTAATATAGAATTGTTAACGAAAACAACTCGAAACAAAAGCAAAACACACTGGTATAAAGCTTTATGTTTGATAGAATTAAATAAAATTGAGGAAGCAAAAGCTAATTTAACTCAAGTTATTAACTATAATGATGAGTTCTTAAATGAAGCAAAAAATAAGTTTACTGAAATAGAAAAAAAGAAAAAAGCTAGATAATGTCTAGCTTTTTTCTTTTTAATCTATATTCTTATCACTATGCCACTTTCAATTTCTCCAACTTCGTTTTCTTAAACATTTCTTCAGCATAGCTTAATGTAATTTTAAACTCTTTCTTGCTATCATCAGAAGGTAAATCGTACATTAAGTCTAACATTATAGCTTCACAAATAGAACGCAATCCTCTTGCTCCCAATTTATACTCTATTGCTTTATCTACAATAAAATCGAGTACCGCTTTATCAAACGAAAGTTTAACATCGTCCATTTCAAATAAATGAATGTATTGTTTAATGATAGAGTTCTTAGGCTCTGTTAAAATTCTTCTTAATGCTGTTCTATCTAATGGGTTTAGGTATGAAAGAATAGGTAAACGACCAATCAATTCAGGTATTAAACCAAACGATTTTACATCTTGAGGAGTAATGTATTGTAATAAATTATCTTCATCGTAAACTTCACTATCACTCTTCTTAAAACCAATAGCTTGAGTTTGCAATCTATTTGCTATTTTTCGTGTAATACCATCAAAAGCACCACCGCAAATAAATAAAATGTTTTTTGTTTCAATAGCAATCAATTTTTGTTCTGGGTGTTTTCTTCCTCCTTGTGGTGGTACATTTACTACCGAACCTTCTAATAGTTTTAATAAAGCTTGTTGAACTCCTTCTCCAGATACATCTCTAGTTATTGAGGCATTATCACTTTTACGAGCAATTTTATCAATTTCATCAATAAAAACAATTCCTCTTTGTGCAGCCTCAACGTCATAATCAGATGCTTGTAACAATCTTGATAGGATACTTTCAACATCCTCACCTACATATCCTGCTTCAGTTAAAATTGTAGCATCAGCAATGCAGAATGGAACATTTAATTGTTTTGCAATAGTTTTGGCTAACAAGGTTTTTCCTGTCCCAGTTTCACCAACTAATAAAATATTCGATTTATCAAGCTCAATATCATCTTTGATTTCAATACCAATTTGGCTTAACCTTTTGTAATGATTATAAACAGCAACAGAAAGAACTTTCTTTGCATCATCTTGACCAATCACGTATTCATCTAGAGAAGCTTTTATTTCTTTAGGTTTAAGCAACTTTAATTGCGTTGCAAAATCCTTAGCTGATTTCCCAGAAACCTCTTCTTTTACAATATTTTGTGCTTGTGATATACAATGATTACAGATATGACCAGTTACACCGGCAATCATAACATCAACTTCGTTTTTTGAACGACCACAAAACGAACATTTTACTTGCTCTTTTTCCATGTTTCAAATTTACAAAAAAGGGTTTGACGATAAATTATTATCGTTTTTTGAATTTAATAATTAAAAAAGAACCTTTTTAGGCAATAATTTTACTCTTGCTTTTAACAATATTTGCTACAAAATTGTCAAACAAATATCTAGAATCGTGAGGCCCTGGTGAAGCTTCAGGGTGATATTGAACTGAAAATACAGCTCTATCATTAAACCTTAAACCAGCAAGTGTATTATCATTAAGATGCTTATGTGTAACAGTTATATTACTATCATTTTCTGCAGCATCCATATTTACAACAAAACCGTGATTTTGAGAAGTAATCTCTCCTTTTCCTGTTTCTACATTTATTACAGGATGATTACAACCTCTATGCCCATTAAACATTTTAGAAGTTGTTAAACCTGCAGATAAAGCCAAAATCTGATGTCCTAAACAAATACCAAATACAGGTAACCCTGCAGCTGAAATTTGTTTCACTGTTGCTATTTGCTTAGTCATAACAGAAGGATCTCCAGGTCCATTAGATAACATAAATCCGTCAGGATTCCAACTCATAATTTCTTCAAAAGTAGCATCCATTGGAAATACTTTTAAATAACAATCACGTTCAGCCAAACATCTTAATATATTTTTCTTTACTCCA includes these proteins:
- a CDS encoding M13 family metallopeptidase, giving the protein MKLSNKALLGVGVSLLAYACGNNDKSTTEEPKKEIVAAFDMANIDSTFSPCEDFEQFAVGNWLKNNPVPDSESRWGSFSVVHDANEIKLRKIVEDAASSKGEKGSALQQVGDFYTSALDSTKVNELGITPIQPMLDQIDAISNAQELVETMAETRKYGSGSLFGYYVYIDSKKSDEYITYLSQGGLGLPDKSFYTPSDERGENILAEYKKHVKALFVLKGESEEEATKSAEMVLTVENLLAEKSMDRVERRDPEKTYNKMTVEELQALVPAINWESFFRKAEIENIKEVVVGQPEFIKMYNSALTEIPLDTWKTYMKFHLINDFADDLSIEFEKQVFSFYSTILRGTSEMKPRWKRALSKSNGNVGEQIGKLFVEKHFPEESKQKVLDLIGNINKVFKERVQKLDWMSDSTKTKALEKLSKFTYKIGYPDKWEDYSSVNIDASSLLQNVMNLNYFEYKKNVGRLGKPIDKQEWGMTPQTINAYYNPTMNEIVFPAAILQPPFFNPDADDAINYGGIGGVIGHEFSHGFDDQGCKFDGDGNLKNWWSDVDLANFKERTNKLVNQFNGYEVVEGNFVNGELTLGENIADIAGITLAYYALEKAMEGKEDKMIDGYNYQQRFFLGWAQVWHTNAKEEFLVNQVKTDPHSPTRFRTIGPLVNMSEFSDAFGCTGTDSKMVAPDSLRVKIW
- a CDS encoding RNA polymerase sigma factor, which encodes MRLFRIRNIKALTDAELITNYKNKGDTELVGELYKRYSHLVYGVCLKYYKNEDESKDAVIQIFENLLVDLKKHNIENFKSWLHSVSRNHCLMALRKNQTLQKRENEYEYSLGDNHTDTFDFEPHEKEIKELQLTALERGMTTLKEEQRICIDLFFLQEKKYEEVAELTGYTTKQVKSYIQNGKRNLANYMNTML
- a CDS encoding tol-pal system YbgF family protein, with translation MLKYINQQLSEKEEHYIQKHLIDCDFCSEAIKGMKYANDSSALFTIDHKIDQIVANKKTPILKNLMLAATVLTILFGAYFSYLTFNNVVTKNESKISLNTASPKTENKVMEETVPAFEETAEQEAEIGNSQQNNNVAEQTERDQTETIVATKENQKVKALEVDASITEGIMEKEEPMSFAANAEVIDLEDDVEILENEISDKKAEEVVTLSAIGSTSTRADNMPLKLDKSYKSSGNKRRAKEKTSAPSPVPIETEKELLEENRNESMAGGYFDDKNKDDFDAEVTKDAISQTISSADDLATDEFKENLDGNVLDKGIALFQQKKYEEAIKHFNIELLTKTTRNKSKTHWYKALCLIELNKIEEAKANLTQVINYNDEFLNEAKNKFTEIEKKKKAR
- the clpX gene encoding ATP-dependent Clp protease ATP-binding subunit ClpX gives rise to the protein MEKEQVKCSFCGRSKNEVDVMIAGVTGHICNHCISQAQNIVKEEVSGKSAKDFATQLKLLKPKEIKASLDEYVIGQDDAKKVLSVAVYNHYKRLSQIGIEIKDDIELDKSNILLVGETGTGKTLLAKTIAKQLNVPFCIADATILTEAGYVGEDVESILSRLLQASDYDVEAAQRGIVFIDEIDKIARKSDNASITRDVSGEGVQQALLKLLEGSVVNVPPQGGRKHPEQKLIAIETKNILFICGGAFDGITRKIANRLQTQAIGFKKSDSEVYDEDNLLQYITPQDVKSFGLIPELIGRLPILSYLNPLDRTALRRILTEPKNSIIKQYIHLFEMDDVKLSFDKAVLDFIVDKAIEYKLGARGLRSICEAIMLDLMYDLPSDDSKKEFKITLSYAEEMFKKTKLEKLKVA
- the carA gene encoding glutamine-hydrolyzing carbamoyl-phosphate synthase small subunit translates to MENTSNKAILLLEDGTIFEGKAAGFIGTTTGEICFNTGMTGYQEIFTDPSYYGQILVATTSHIGNYGVSDKEVESDQVNISGLVCKKFSDMYSRAAATSSLQEYFESQKIVAISDVDTRALVRYIRDKGAMNAIISSENMSIEELKSQLKEVPSMEGLELSSKVCTKDTYYYGEESASNKVAVLDFGVKKNILRCLAERDCYLKVFPMDATFEEIMSWNPDGFMLSNGPGDPSVMTKQIATVKQISAAGLPVFGICLGHQILALSAGLTTSKMFNGHRGCNHPVINVETGKGEITSQNHGFVVNMDAAENDSNITVTHKHLNDNTLAGLRFNDRAVFSVQYHPEASPGPHDSRYLFDNFVANIVKSKSKIIA